A window of the Rhizobium sp. ACO-34A genome harbors these coding sequences:
- a CDS encoding diaminopimelate decarboxylase — translation MTRYMAMTTPRKIQANQQAWFHYQAGELHVEDLCLTDIAGEVATPFYCYSAEAMRWAYSVLSDALSPIGVSICFAVKANSNIAVLRLLSELGCGMDIVSGGELERALAAGAPSSRIIFSGVGKTRAEIAQALETGIHQINVESAAEIEVIAEVARSLGRRATIALRVNPDVDAKTHAKITTATKDSKFGIAIDDIPELYAKAAARPELDVQGLAVHIGSQVQDLSPFRRAFASMAALVTALREKGLEVPRLDLGGGIGIAFGDNPGPDIAEYASIVAETVGDLGCQLTVEPGRWLVGRAGLLVTELLYLKDGQDGYVAIVDAGMNDLMRPALYDARHPVLPFHQAKGAAASPRYRIVGPICESSDDFGAYEGLGELKAGDLLAFDCAGAYGASMASTYNSRDLVAEVLVDGDHFRTIRRRQSIREVLELEDGGNWQNGSAPAQKAAG, via the coding sequence ATGACACGATACATGGCAATGACGACCCCCCGGAAAATTCAGGCAAACCAGCAGGCGTGGTTTCACTATCAGGCCGGCGAACTGCATGTGGAAGACCTCTGTCTCACCGACATCGCGGGGGAGGTTGCGACCCCGTTCTACTGCTATTCGGCAGAGGCGATGCGCTGGGCTTATTCCGTTCTTTCCGATGCGCTGAGCCCCATCGGCGTGTCGATCTGTTTCGCGGTAAAGGCGAACAGCAACATCGCCGTTCTCCGGCTTCTGTCCGAACTCGGCTGCGGCATGGACATCGTCTCAGGCGGTGAACTGGAGCGGGCGCTGGCCGCCGGTGCGCCGTCCTCGCGGATCATCTTTTCCGGAGTTGGCAAGACGCGGGCTGAAATCGCGCAGGCTCTCGAAACCGGCATTCACCAGATCAATGTCGAATCCGCAGCCGAAATCGAGGTGATCGCGGAGGTCGCCCGCTCTCTCGGACGCCGCGCCACCATTGCGCTGCGCGTCAATCCGGATGTCGACGCCAAGACCCATGCCAAGATCACCACGGCGACCAAGGACAGCAAGTTCGGCATCGCCATCGACGACATTCCTGAACTCTACGCCAAGGCCGCGGCGCGGCCGGAACTCGACGTGCAGGGTTTGGCCGTTCATATCGGTTCGCAGGTTCAGGATCTTTCTCCGTTCCGCCGCGCCTTCGCCTCCATGGCGGCGCTTGTGACGGCGCTGCGCGAAAAGGGCCTCGAGGTTCCGCGGCTCGATCTCGGCGGCGGCATCGGCATCGCCTTCGGCGACAATCCGGGACCGGATATCGCCGAATATGCCTCGATCGTCGCTGAAACCGTCGGCGATCTCGGCTGTCAGCTGACGGTGGAGCCGGGCCGCTGGCTGGTCGGTCGCGCCGGTCTTCTGGTCACCGAACTGCTCTATCTCAAGGACGGCCAGGACGGTTACGTCGCCATCGTCGATGCGGGTATGAACGACCTCATGCGCCCTGCACTTTACGATGCCAGGCACCCCGTTCTGCCGTTTCATCAGGCGAAGGGCGCGGCCGCGTCGCCCCGCTACCGGATCGTCGGGCCGATCTGCGAAAGCTCGGATGATTTCGGCGCCTATGAAGGGCTCGGCGAACTGAAGGCCGGCGATCTCCTGGCGTTCGACTGCGCCGGCGCTTACGGCGCCTCGATGGCATCGACCTACAATTCGCGCGATCTCGTGGCCGAAGTGCTGGTCGATGGCGATCATTTCCGCACCATCCGCCGCCGGCAGAGCATTCGCGAAGTGCTGGAGCTTGAAGACGGAGGCAATTGGCAGAACGGCTCTGCCCCGGCGCAGAAGGCTGCCGGCTGA